In Actinomycetota bacterium, one genomic interval encodes:
- a CDS encoding DUF5320 domain-containing protein: MPRGDGTGPAGMGPMTGKAAGYCAGYSVPGFANPAFGRGAFRGPGFFGGGFGRGRGYRNMYYATGLPGWYRANAGMPARGSYRGTEPYPFQGASRFGAAEDEKAFLKDQAEFLKSQISDIESRLAELEKNENQENK, from the coding sequence ATGCCAAGAGGAGACGGAACAGGACCGGCAGGAATGGGCCCGATGACCGGAAAGGCAGCAGGCTATTGTGCGGGGTACTCCGTACCCGGTTTTGCCAATCCGGCATTCGGAAGAGGCGCTTTCAGAGGTCCGGGATTTTTCGGAGGCGGTTTCGGAAGAGGAAGAGGCTACAGGAATATGTATTATGCAACAGGTCTTCCCGGATGGTACAGGGCAAATGCAGGAATGCCTGCACGAGGCTCATACCGGGGAACGGAACCATACCCTTTTCAGGGCGCTTCCCGATTTGGGGCAGCAGAAGATGAGAAGGCATTTTTAAAAGATCAGGCAGAGTTTTTAAAAAGCCAGATTTCAGACATTGAAAGCAGGCTGGCGGAACTGGAAAAAAACGAAAATCAGGAAAATAAATAA
- a CDS encoding dinitrogenase iron-molybdenum cofactor, whose amino-acid sequence MVFPHFGRSPQFTIYDIEDKKVKSKEAIDNPGHEVGVIPEFLKNKGVELIITGGMGMRARELFSQYNIECYVGIEGVSDDVVKAYINNELEKKDSVCEPGSGKGMGVEKGECHHT is encoded by the coding sequence ATGGTTTTCCCCCATTTTGGGAGAAGTCCGCAGTTTACGATTTACGATATTGAGGATAAAAAAGTAAAAAGCAAAGAGGCAATAGATAATCCGGGCCATGAAGTAGGAGTTATTCCTGAGTTTTTAAAAAATAAAGGAGTTGAGTTAATTATAACAGGTGGCATGGGGATGAGAGCGCGGGAGCTTTTCAGCCAGTATAATATTGAATGCTATGTTGGTATTGAAGGTGTTTCCGACGATGTAGTAAAGGCATACATAAATAATGAACTTGAAAAAAAGGACAGTGTTTGTGAGCCGGGAAGCGGAAAAGGCATGGGTGTTGAGAAAGGCGAATGCCATCATACATAA